In Corylus avellana chromosome ca8, CavTom2PMs-1.0, the genomic stretch ACTATCTGAACCTCCATCACCAGCGAATACGTAATGGCCTGCTTGGCCTTCTTGTACGCCAACTCAATCAACGGCAACAGAAACCCATATAGCGCGGCTGCTCCTAGCGTCGTCAGAAACCCAACCAAATACTGTTTATTTGATTCACCGTCCGGACGGTCGTTACTCGTGTGTAAAGCCAGAACACCCGCTCCAATTGTCAGCAAAACCAACGCGTTGATCTTATACGGGGTGAACTTTTGCTTCACCAAAACGAAAGCAAACCCTGCAGTGAAGGCAAGGTGAGAGGCAACGATCAAAGAAATGGTTGAAACGGGAAGTCGCGCCACGCCGTAGGCATAGAGGTAGTCATCGAACCCGGTGAGGATTCCTATCACTGCGGAGGCAATGAACAAAGGTGGCTTCATGAAGAAGAGTTTGGCTCTCTGGCCTTGGGTTCTACGGCGGTGAAAGTATGTGACGATGAGCGGCAGGAAAATGATTGGCCAGCCGCCGGTTTCGAGCCAGCTGGAGAGCCACACTCGCTTGCCGCCGTGGATGAAGTAAAGCCTCATTATTAGTGGGCCGCCGCAGTTTCCGATAGATAATAGGATGCAATTCAGTACGAGAAGGACTTTCTTCATGGCAGTACTGTTACCTTGAGCTTCAAGTTCCATGATACTGTggaactctctctctttctgcaGTGTTTGCTTCTTGATGATAATTGTTTGAACATGTGGTGAAAGAGGACAAAAGGTGACAAAAGCGTAGGTCCTGATCATCGTGTCGGGGGAAGGCAATTGTCAAAAGTGGCTGCTGATGGGCCAGAGAAGagagaacaagaagaaaagtgtttgataaaattccTCTACGAGGAATTCTTATTATTTAGCTAGCTGGCTTAAGTTTAAGCAAAGTACTTCAATTTTAATACAACTCTAATCGCAACCCAACTAACACATCCAAATCGTAAGAGACCTATTAAGAGTCCTAAAGCAACTAGCTAGCAATTCTTAATAAACTCCTCTTCGGTTATTTCTTCCACATCAAATAAGGTtgaatatttctctttttgctcATACTCAATCTACACCTCCCACATTGACTCTTTTACACTGCAGCCTCTTTCAATTTAGACCACTAATTGGGGCATCTATCTAcaagtaatgttacaagtccctcttgtatCCATGTAAGGATGAtgtaattcttaaaattatcattgggcttatgattgactactattaaattttgattaaataatcattttaaaagtcacattatttttttaagggacaCAAAGAACTTGTAAAATTACTCTCAATGTACAGTAGTAGTAGTAGGGTCTCTTGAGTGGAAGATAGATAGTGGACTATTGGACTTATAGTGGTTGGTTGGTTGATTTTGATAATTTGCACAAATGTTGTGAGATCTTGGATGTTATTTCgtgcttaaaatttgaaattattgatattcatttatgtaaaaaaatattgattttttaatttaaattatacaatttccattttatttaggCTAACGTGGTAGTGTTCATCAACTAATAAGACCTtggtaacaaagaaaagaaaattaaggatCGATGGAAACGTCATATCAACTTGGTGGGATGAGAGTGTAGTTTTAGTATTTCTCAAGTAAATAATGTTAATAAACTTTTACAACTCACAAAGTAGAAACTTTAAAGAGGCCAACTTATATCAATATTAGATGACCTTTCCGAGGTTGAGGGCTAACATATTCCAAAATTGGATGTTTTTTCGAGGTTAGATTGGGTGATTGGAAGATTTTCAAAAGAGTAAAATGTGAAAATGAAAGCTAGACATAATGCATTACAACTTCTTTTTTCCCTAATCAATACAGGAAAAAAGGTtatataaaaacacaaaattaagagGACGCTCCTCGACAActtaccaaaaatatatatataaaataaaaacaataaaaaagaaataggtcCATAAATGACTCATAAGGATAACAAATAACCCGATTTTCTATATGGACAAAATAATGACCCTTCGAGAAAAAATGAATGgcttaaatctaaaattttaaaaactacaattttcctaaaaatttaagtagATCTCGATCCCAGTAAAATACGTTAACTAAAGCAAAACTCTTGAAAGGCCTTCATAGAGAAACATGATGAGCTGGCCGGGAGATAGAGAAGCATGGAAGCATGAGGACAGAAATGACAGCTTATGGAACCTCCAAGGTAGGATGATATGTTCGAATTTACTATTTCAATGAGAAACCACAACAACTAAATTATGTTTCTTAATTATGAGATTAGATTACAATCGTACCCCctgatttattttcaaaatatataaagctaAAATGAAACTTCACATATACCCCCACTTggaaaaatcaagaaatatCACTTCCGTTGTGTAATGGACTGAGAATTTGAGGCATTTCTGTCTCTGGGGTTGGCTTCTTATTCTTGCTCTGTTTTACCTCTCCATAAAAGTAAGAAGTAAAGCCCCAAAGAGAAAGCGCCAGAGCAACTCCTTTCTCTGCCTGAAACTTCTCTTGGTAGAAAATAACAGCTAGAACCTCTGTTACTGGGAGTAGAACAGCAATTACTACAGCAGATAGCAAAGACGAGGCGCAGAAAATTATTCCTATCGCTCCCAAGAAGAAAGTCTGCCAAATAATCGCGCTCCATGCTAGCACCACATAGTACTTTGTTTCCCCGAGCTCGAATTCCCTCGCCTCTCTTGGAATTGcctacaaattatatatatgtacttcATGAAATATCCATTTATAGCtacaagagggagagagagatctgCATGCGTACCTTGAAGTCCTTGTTAATCAGCATGCCTATTGTGCAGAGAAGAGTTGCAAACAAAGACATCACTATCTGAACTTCCATAACCAGAGAATACGTAACTTCCTGCTTGGCCTTCTTATATGTCAACTCAATCAACGGCAAGAGAAACCCATAAAGCGCGGAGGCTCCTAGCGTCATGAGAAACCCGACAAAATACTGCTTATTTGATTCGCCCTCTGGGCGGTCGTTACTCGTGTGTAAAGCAAGAACACCCGCTCCAATTGTCAGCAAAACCACCGCGTTGATCGAATACGAGGTGAACTTTTGCCTCACCAACAGGAAAGCAAACCCTGCAGTGAAAGCAAGCTGGGAGGCGATGATTAAAGAAGAGGTTGAAACGGGAAGGCGCGCCACGCCGTAGGCGTAGAGGTAGTCGTCGAAGCCGGTGAGGATTCCTATGACTGCGGAGGCAACGAACAAAGGCGGCTTCATGAAGAAGAGTTTGGCTCTCGGGCCTTGGGTGCTACGGCGGTGAAAGTATGTGGCGGTGAGGGGAAGGAGAATGATTGGCCAGCCGCCGGTTTCGAGCCAGCTGGAGAGCCACACTCGCTTGCCGCCGTGGATAAAGTAAAGCCTCATTATTAGTGGGCCGCCGCAGTTGCCGACAGCTAATAGGAAGCAGTTGAGTAAGAGAAGGAATTTCTTCATGGCAGCGTTATGTTGAGCCTCCGAATCCTTGGATGATATTTATTTGAAACGGTGGTGGAAGCGTCGTTCCAGATTTGTGGTCGGAGGAAGGCAATAGTCAAAGCGGCcgagtattaaaatatttaaattttgtttatttagcGCTGGTCCAGAGATAATCTGACATGCTCACCTACAGCTTCGAGATGGTGATATATATNNNNNNNNNNNNNNNNNNNNNNNNNNNNNNNNNNNNNNNNNNNNNNNNNNNNNNNNNNNNNNNNNNNNNNNNNNNNNNNNNNNNNNNNNNNNNNNNNNNNataataataaaaataattgatgtggaaaaaataaaaatgttaagattaattttgaggtgaaaagaattttttttttggattgaggGAGGccctggaacagtaccgttccagggcCATTCGCAAACACACCCTACAAGTACTTATCATCAGGATTGGCATATTGGACAAGAGTAGCGTCATATTTTGATTAGATGTTGGAGGCTAGATGATTGCTCtgttttttgtttagtttatgtttgtcgaGAAGTAGTGATTTAGTGGATACCGGCGTGTATGAATAATGTGCACGTcagtattataatattataaaatattattaaaataatatctaaacagtaaaaaaataaaataaaataatattttaacaccagCATGTACACTGTTCATACACGCTAGTGTCCACTAAATCACTACTCGTTTGTCGGGTAATTGttggttttgtgttttgggTGAATCTCTTATGTGACTGAGTTGTACGTGTTGGTTTGTCGTTATTTTTGTAACTTGGTTACAAAAAGGCTTTTATCTTGTGATCGGCAATTAAGCATTTGGggaaattgtgatttaacatttaaaattgtagtttagtctttaaaattgtatttaaaaaaaaaaaaaaaaaaagacacaattccaaacaatttattttctgaaatttgattaaaatcacattttttatttatgaaatcacaatgtcaaacgCACACTTAGTAAAAGTGTAACTCTTTGTTTTAAGTACGTTTATTTTTATACTCTCTTCTGtatttgctttaaaatattatttcacttttttaaaaaaaattatatctattttcatgaaaagttttttattatattctattttcatgaattttataaacaactaaaaaGTAACAATGATAGTATCAAACTTTTACTTAATTTAATTAAGATGCTATTAGTGGTGGGCCTATGAAGTTCCATTTCAAAGTTGTCTTATTTTCACTAAAGGTCGCAGGAAACATTATGGCATGTTTTTTTGAGTGGAAGTCTGAAATTATATCGCTGACATgatttgagatatatttttttattattaaaataagatGAGTGTGTTCATGATCTTTTGGATGAAACGGTACAAGAGATTAGTTGTTTgtctattttaaaattaacactTACTTCACAATTTCACATGTCAGCTTTCTTAGTGATTTTCATACTTTAatctttatttcattaattttctaGTTCTCAGTGTCTTCTTTGTTCTCCTGTCTTGTCTTGGGACGtggattttcttcattttaaataaaatgaaggtaattcatttagttatttttagggaaataattttattattttatattttttttttgacaaaaataccctctaaaaataactaaatggaTCCACTCCATttcataattttcattcattctcCCTTAGACTTGTCCCTTTCTGGGTCATCATTGTTTCatttagatatatttttttattttaatatttataaattaagttaGAAGAAATGCCTTCGATTTAGgattcatttcattttaaagaaaattgagagaaattattattaagattttatttaaagGCGTACATAATACTACGTTGTAAATGcacaaaaaaattgttaaaaactGGTTTGtaactaattcatacaaaccaatttaataaaataacatattttcattaacatgtgagaagtacatgtttttttaatagttatgaGATATATGTCTTTATTAAattggtttgtatgaattaactacaaattaatttgtaacaattttttttttttccattgtaaacATATTATCCcatcatttgaatttttaaaaacaaaatatcacattttatataattaaataaaatattaaccatTAATTAATAGTTGACCAGGGCAGCACAAGTCGGTGCTTCCATTAAAAATACTTAGTTCACGACTCATGAACATCCACCATGAATACTCAAAAACTGAATAGTAATTTTTGGCCCACCGGCATGCTTAAACAGTAAACACGCCGGTGTTAAGATAttgtaaaatattattaaaataatatttaaacagtacCATTTTGATTTGCCAAACGAGATTTCTAGTGCTTCTACTTTTTAAAAGGCAATACAGTCCTGAAAATATCCCACCAAATGGGTCCATGTTTTGATTGGCTAAATTATTTGAGTTACAAAggtacagttttttttttttttttaacgacaTGATGCTATTTctacatattttattataatttttttttaacaaaatcatattttaatggtaaaaaaaatttatcaagtaaatttaattgtttaatgaccaataataaattttacatAAACTACCAACcatatcaatttgtaaaaaaactaCGGTAAAAACTATAATAATTAGCCTAACAACcctcttttatcttttaagcATATTTCTCCGTCTCCTTACTTCAGTAAAGGAAGTCAAGTCATTCTAGAATATGTCATTATCTAGATGACCATGAATCCAATTATTCTCTCCTCTATTATCTCATGTGTCTATGGGAATCTTTATGTCCGGTACAAATTTAGTTAGACCGTACAAATTTATTGTGCcctttaaatatttatagaagagagttacacatttcaaatttgttttcaaaaagttggttctcaaatgatgtgtcaatatctcatgagatttattattttggaaagtatGTCACATCATTTGATAACCAACTTTTGGAGGAACACGATCCTCTTAAGTCCATTTtagactggagaatattcagttaattgTTAGGATCTTTTTAAAGAGATCCTGAAGCCATACATAGGACATTtgtccaattaataaaaaaaaaccataaaatattatatatttttataaaacaaaattataaaaaattaaggggtggttgACAATctcattgggggtggccgaaccacccgaGTTGGGGCTGGGGGTgacttcggccaccccagaccaaccccatggcccttgggggtggttcagccaccccaagggcgaaacaattttttttttttttttttttagtttgggtttagaaggtggctggaccacccccaagggccatggggtgatCCGGCCACCCCTATAgccaagatggggtggctagccaccctttttttttattattattaattaattttttatatatatttttaatttgaaatgttattattattattattattattttttttttttttttgtagtgggacagatgtcctatttgtggctctaagatttttaataataaatttcagcCATAAACTAGATCTTTTTATAATGGACTAGCGAGGATCCTATTATACTTTTGGGAAACAAATTTGGGatgggttgaaggatatttccttcactagtttgaaagaaatttatgtccatattTTAAAGTCATTTATTTCCATTTTACTAACTTAagaacctaaacattaatttttaaaaaattcaaaaatattgaatgacacatgtcacttattgaaatagatttgaagaaattttcttcaaaatgatttggaggaaatttgtatcttttttgtttaaagCAATACAAGGCTATAAGGCTATAATGGCccgcccttttttttttgtttttctaaattgGGCCAAAACTTGGAAGTATGGGATTGGTGCAGCTGGACATGGTGGAGTCATGTAGTGCTGCTTTGTAGGGCAAGTTTGTTGCTCCAAGCCCTTGACTTCATGTTTAAGATAAGATATTGTTGGACTAATAAAGAGCTACATCAGGCCCAAATTCATACAGAGTACTGTCTCTGCAAGCCCAATCAAATACTAATTTGATTCTCGAATTTTGCTGAAATGAATTACAAGTCTATTTCACAGCTTTATATGCCAATGAAGTGGATTTaactgattttctttttctttttcaatttaatatattcttGAAATAGAGATGAATCGAAATTGTTGATATAGCATTTCAGACGGTCAAGTTGGTGACGGGCTACCTGCAAAACAAGGGAGACAGAGAACCTCTAATGCTTAAGtcagttaaatatttaaaagaaaaaatataattaaaaaaagagttggaaagaaaaaaaaaaagttgcgtGTACTTAGGATGGTGATATCCCTTTTTTATAGTCCTTATCGTCTTCGTCTACGTTTGGCAAGTAGAACGAGTTGAACAGTAATTTGACGGTCATCAAAGGAAAGGGGTTAATACTAGAGCTTACCGTAAGCCATAAAGCCACTACGTTTAATTGGGTGTGTTTTCTAATGCAACGTCACGTCAGTTGAGAATTTGAGTGTGCAAAGTTTGAATAAAAATGTTCAGTCCCTCCCCTCCAAAAAAACACGTGGGCACCTCGAATATTATGTCACACAAACGTGTGAGATCATAATAATACAAATTATTGTTTGGTTGGGGACAATTTAATTGTGAAATTTACGCTCATGCCACCACGTCCAGCGAGCTACGACGTTAGCTAGGTACGAAATTAGGTATCTCTGTCACGTGCATGCGCCTTCTTTTTCCTACAAAGAAATGCAAGTTGCCACGCGCGCTCACCAATCACATATAATTGCGGGACAGATAACAACTCCTCTAAAATAATAGTATTATTTCCACATGAATCAACGATCAGTCAAAA encodes the following:
- the LOC132190026 gene encoding purine permease 3-like, producing the protein MIRTYAFVTFCPLSPHVQTIIIKKQTLQKEREFHSIMELEAQGNSTAMKKVLLVLNCILLSIGNCGGPLIMRLYFIHGGKRVWLSSWLETGGWPIIFLPLIVTYFHRRRTQGQRAKLFFMKPPLFIASAVIGILTGFDDYLYAYGVARLPVSTISLIVASHLAFTAGFAFVLVKQKFTPYKINALVLLTIGAGVLALHTSNDRPDGESNKQYLVGFLTTLGAAALYGFLLPLIELAYKKAKQAITYSLVMEVQIVMSLFATLFCTVGMLINKDFKAIPREASEFGLGETKYYVVLVWSAIFWQAFFLGAIGIIFCVSSLLSAVVIAVLLPVTEVLAVIFYQEKFQAEKGVALALSLWGFTSYFYGEIKHSKNKKPTPETEMHQIPNP
- the LOC132190118 gene encoding purine permease 3-like, whose protein sequence is MKKFLLLLNCFLLAVGNCGGPLIMRLYFIHGGKRVWLSSWLETGGWPIILLPLTATYFHRRSTQGPRAKLFFMKPPLFVASAVIGILTGFDDYLYAYGVARLPVSTSSLIIASQLAFTAGFAFLLVRQKFTSYSINAVVLLTIGAGVLALHTSNDRPEGESNKQYFVGFLMTLGASALYGFLLPLIELTYKKAKQEVTYSLVMEVQIVMSLFATLLCTIGMLINKDFKAIPREAREFELGETKYYVVLAWSAIIWQTFFLGAIGIIFCASSLLSAVVIAVLLPVTEVLAVIFYQEKFQAEKGVALALSLWGFTSYFYGEVKQSKNKKPTPETEMPQILSPLHNGSDIS